AATGCAACTGCAAGAAGGATTTGCACAACTAAGAACATAATTCATGAAgaaaaaaactaataataaaaggGTATTATGAAAGCACCTGCAGTAGGAATCAGATTGCAGTTTGCCCCCTTTTACTCataaaatgagcaaattggtccCTATACATTAAATTGCAGAGCAAAGTAGTTCTTTCAATTAAGATTTTCATCTATTTCTACTGCTAAAAACTGACGGAATAACCAAACAATTACACCTGGTGTGCTACGTGTACTCATTTTGATGTACAAGGaccaatttttataataaaaatggatgaaatttttaacaaaaggatcagtttgctctttgatttaacGTACAGAGCAAAATGCAATTCTATTCCTAGTACAAGGGCCTCTATGATGCTTTTGCCATCAAAAAGGTTGCCCTTACATGCGATTTTGTCAGCCACAGGTGCATTGGGATGAAAGATGCCCAATGATCTAACGAACTCACCAAACTCGATGACCCCATTACGTTTGAGATCGAACAAATCAAAAACCTGCAAATTTAGAGGTGATGATATAAGAAAAAGAGGGGACAATAACATTGCAGACATAGAAAACGTTTGTGTTCGAGTGATCTGGCATCCCAAACAGTTAACGGTTTGGTAGAAAAATAAAGTTTGATACAGAATACAAGCAATGTCGAGCTAACATTACACACCCTGTCTGCAAAAAGATTCCTCTGATTTCTGTTCTTGAAGAGGGCTAAATGGAATTCTTCCTATATAAAAAGGCATAGAATTTAACAAAACATCAGAGAAATTAATTAATGTTTGCTTATGGCTTGATTCAAATCGTATATGTCGAATGAATGTACCTTGTGAATAAGTCCATCTGCAATTATCGAATTGCTTAGTTTCTTATAAAGCTCCTCCAGGGACTCTACTTCACTAGCCGTAACTGCAAACAGACATTATCATCAGATTTGAGTATTAGATACAGAGTATAAATCTGACCAGAGGTGAAGCCAAAAATTTTTCCTAGAGGGGAAAGAAGTAAATTATAAATGTTTGGagggaccaaaatgaaaatatactaCTGTACTAATTTGTATTCTTACAATTTCTAAAGGGACTCTAAAGCAATTCTACCACTTTGGGAGGGGGCCAAGGCCAGCCACTGTATCTGACATGGATATGTTCAACTTTTTCAAAGTTATTCCCTGTATCCGTACTCGGGGAAGTGTCTAAAGAAAAAAGCAAACAAAGGCAAATTTTGATAGCATATTCTACGTTGAATATTAAATATTGATACGGATACATtcgaaaattttaaattctttcatatATTTAAAGAGTCATACGGTTGTACCAACGTCCAAACATGTGTTTGATATATGACACAAgtattttaagaaaaaaacaaAGAACTAAAGCAACATAAAGGACATATTTACAAGCTACACGAAGTAGAATCGTTACTCACAAGGTGTTTCAGCAGCAAGAACACTTGGATCTTCATAACCATGTAATTGTTTGCTTCTCTTCGAGCTTGCACAGCCCATGACAACAAACCAACGTTTATACAATCCCAAAAATTGTCGACAGTGCACTCATTTGCTACAAAAGGTTCACCTGCCAATACCAAAAGCATACATATATTTATCAACAATCACTATTTGGAGATTCATATCTTATAGTAAACCTATACCTAAATAACTTCACCTATGATCACCAATTACAAGCACCATTATTCGAGATTTACGTGAGTGCAACTGAAGATCCTTACATTTTCATATCTCAAACCATATCTAATCATGCATCAAATACAGATATCTTAAGCCCAACATAACCATTTTATAGCAAGTAAATGGCATATATCTAATGGGACCATCAATGAACAAACAAAAAAATACATACATCAATTACCAGTTTGAAAACACCATTTCATCCTATTCAAAGACCCCACCAACAAAATTGGTTGGAAAGTCCAAAAGATTACATCACTAAAAGATTTTTGATTAAACAAATCAATCCCTTCTTTTAAATATTTGACTAAAATAGTAAATGGACTTTGATAAAAAGTTTACTATATGacaaaacaataacaacaaaaataGGCCTTGAACTTTGATACCGGCGGCAACTTGGTAAGTGGAGAAAAAACCCAATTTGAATATAAAGAGCACACTCAATACAAAATCTAAACTAGGAtgctataacatcttttaatacCATAATTTGGTAAAAATATCCTGGAGACCGTTGTATTAGGAGGTAGATTACCTCCTCTACTAAAAAAAGGCAAATTAGTTACACATGGTGTTCTATGCACACCTTATAGAccaatttttattaataaaaatggCTAGAATAACAAAGGTACCAGTTTGgtctttgatctaacatatagggactaatttgcccattttctGAAATAGAATAGGCAAAATGCAATCCTAATTCTTAGTACAAAGGccttcatggtacttttaccatgATAATTTATCATCCACATCACCACtttcgtaaagcctctaacttattttttttcttttgccacAAATGAACAAATTGAGCTACGCTATGGTCTTTTCTCAGCTGGAGAAACATCTAATCATTGAAATTAATGAGAAATTTCTAAGCAAGAGATTTGAACTTGTAATAAGAATCAAAAGCAGAAAACAAATTCGAATACTACAATTGGGACCACCGACATAATCACATCAGCATGGCCCAGTTTACTGAATATAAAATCCCAAAGGAAAAATTTTTCACCgaccttctttttcctttttgtttttcttagAAACCAAACAGAGATGCTGTATTCAATTTGTTTATGTGATTACTAGATTTTTATTGTCTTCTAACTACTATGAAGAATGAGCCATAAAAATCCTCGGGTGTTTCTTTAAAGCCTGTCATTTTAGCTTTTTATTATCGTTATTGCTTTTAAAGCTATAAATTGGGATTTTAATGAGAAACAAAACATTAAATTCTTCGATAAAAAGCTTTAAATCCTTAGAAACTTATAAAGTATGAAGATAAAAATCTAATGAAGCTGCCCGCATCTACCATTTTTTTGTTCTTTCTCATATTTTCTCAGGAAACAAACAGAACAAATCCAACTACCCAAGAAActgaagaaagagaaaaaaaatgaatgCAAAAATCCAAAAAGATATCAAACCAAGACTCGAAATATAAAACAAAGATAAACCCAAAACCTAGAAGCTAAAAAGAAAGCaatgtaaacaaaaaaaaaaaaaaccagctAACCTTACTAGATTGATGCGAGATTGAAAAACACTTGAGAGTTTTTGAGGTTTGTTCTTAAGcttcttcttctttaatctaTTTTTGCTTTCTTAAATCTTGGAGATGGCTAACACTTAGCTTACGTTTCGATTATATATATAGGAGATGGGATCGAAGTTTGTTTGAGCCACTTGAATTCAATTTAGAGCTCTCTTTTTCTTAAAAGAGAAACTGTTTTCGCCTGCCAAATTGGATGCAAATTTATAAGAGCGCTTGAATAAAAAAAATCGCTTTGAAAATCAcccattttaataaataaaagaaatcatTAATCCCTATGATTTATTTAAGATTTATTTATTAagtg
This is a stretch of genomic DNA from Gossypium arboreum isolate Shixiya-1 chromosome 11, ASM2569848v2, whole genome shotgun sequence. It encodes these proteins:
- the LOC108454331 gene encoding calcineurin B-like protein 4 isoform X1, coding for MGCASSKRSKQLHGYEDPSVLAAETPFTASEVESLEELYKKLSNSIIADGLIHKEEFHLALFKNRNQRNLFADRVFDLFDLKRNGVIEFGEFVRSLGIFHPNAPVADKIAFAFKLYDLRQTGFIEHEELKEMVLALLHESELVLSEDIVEMIVDKTFSEADTKGDGKIDLEEWKAFVSKYPSLIKNMTLPYLKDISIAFPSFVVLPEIEDSDVSVSVNGD